Proteins co-encoded in one Coriobacteriia bacterium genomic window:
- the ruvC gene encoding crossover junction endodeoxyribonuclease RuvC — protein sequence MIILGIDPGLANTGWGVVDQDGSRCSALAYGCISTPAQQPLAQRLTVIHNEIRAVIERYSPAECAIESVFFGSNAKSAFATGQARGVALLATADAQLELGEYSPVQVKSVVVGSGTADKHQVAYMVRTLLCLDHDPKPDHASDALAIAITHAHLRAHAALERRGA from the coding sequence GTGATCATCCTTGGTATCGACCCGGGGCTCGCCAACACGGGCTGGGGTGTCGTCGATCAAGATGGTTCTCGCTGTTCGGCTCTTGCATACGGCTGCATCTCCACGCCTGCCCAGCAACCCCTCGCTCAGCGGCTCACCGTCATCCACAACGAGATTCGCGCGGTCATTGAACGCTATTCGCCAGCCGAGTGCGCGATCGAAAGCGTGTTCTTCGGAAGTAACGCGAAGAGCGCGTTCGCGACGGGCCAGGCGCGCGGCGTGGCGCTGCTCGCGACCGCCGATGCCCAGCTTGAACTTGGCGAGTACTCGCCCGTTCAGGTGAAGAGCGTGGTGGTCGGCAGCGGTACGGCAGACAAGCACCAAGTCGCGTACATGGTTCGCACCCTTCTGTGCCTGGACCACGATCCCAAGCCCGATCACGCGTCGGACGCTCTGGCGATTGCGATCACCCATGCCCATCTGCGTGCACATGCCGCGCTCGAGAGGCGCGGCGCATGA
- the ruvA gene encoding Holliday junction branch migration protein RuvA produces MIAFLTGRVAHKGAGHCLLEVGGIGYRLAMSTASLSSLPALGDEVLVHTHLHVREDELSLFGFESEAEKAAFEALITVSGVGPKVALAALSALSPEEIASAVAMEDVATISSVPGIGTKTAQRIILDLKDKLGPTADSGAASGRRGAGAALAEATDALLGMGFSAAEASAALKGASSDAGAQELLRHALVRLGGGR; encoded by the coding sequence ATGATCGCGTTTCTCACCGGTCGTGTCGCCCACAAGGGCGCGGGCCACTGCCTCCTCGAGGTCGGCGGAATCGGCTATCGACTTGCGATGTCGACCGCCTCGCTGTCCTCGCTGCCCGCGCTCGGCGACGAGGTGTTGGTCCACACACATCTGCACGTGCGTGAGGATGAACTCTCGCTGTTCGGCTTCGAGAGTGAGGCCGAGAAGGCGGCGTTCGAAGCGCTCATCACCGTCTCGGGAGTGGGGCCGAAGGTTGCCCTGGCGGCGCTCTCGGCGCTCTCCCCTGAGGAAATCGCATCCGCAGTCGCCATGGAAGATGTGGCGACAATCTCCAGCGTGCCCGGAATCGGCACGAAGACGGCGCAGCGAATCATCCTCGATCTGAAGGACAAACTCGGGCCCACAGCGGACTCCGGTGCCGCATCGGGCCGGCGTGGCGCCGGGGCCGCACTGGCCGAAGCGACTGATGCGCTACTCGGCATGGGCTTCTCGGCAGCGGAGGCCTCTGCTGCGCTCAAGGGTGCGTCCTCTGATGCCGGTGCGCAGGAACTCCTGCGCCACGCGCTGGTACGGCTCGGCGGTGGCCGATGA
- the ruvB gene encoding Holliday junction branch migration DNA helicase RuvB, which yields MSTVWEAGATPAPGDGDPERLVSAGFTEDDLEIDRSLRPRNLSEYLGQTRVKENLSVLIEAARGRDEPLDHILLSGPPGLGKTTLAQVIANELGVRLKTTSGPAIERAGDLAAILTNLEERDVLFIDEIHRLNRVVEEVLYPAMEDFTLDIVIGKGPAARSIRLELPRFTLIGATTRTGLLTGPLRDRFGMAFRLDYYTPDELCSIVSRSAGILGVEVDAEGAQEMARRSRGTPRLANRLLKRVRDFAQVRHDGVINEDIAAEALAFFEVDHLGLDSMDNRILSTLAATFSGRPVGLNTLASAVGEEPDTLEDVYEPYLLQLGLLVRTPKGRQATMRAFEHLGLAVPASAPDQSGLF from the coding sequence ATGAGCACCGTATGGGAGGCGGGTGCGACGCCGGCTCCCGGTGACGGCGACCCGGAGCGCCTGGTCTCGGCGGGCTTCACCGAAGACGATCTGGAGATCGATCGCTCGCTGCGTCCGCGAAACCTGTCGGAGTATTTGGGACAGACCCGCGTCAAGGAGAACCTCTCGGTGCTCATCGAGGCGGCGCGAGGCCGCGATGAGCCGCTGGATCACATTCTGCTGTCAGGCCCCCCGGGGCTTGGGAAGACCACACTCGCGCAGGTCATCGCCAACGAACTCGGAGTGCGGCTCAAGACCACGAGCGGGCCGGCCATCGAGCGCGCCGGCGATCTCGCTGCCATTCTCACGAACCTGGAAGAACGCGATGTGCTCTTCATCGACGAGATTCATCGGCTCAACCGCGTCGTGGAAGAAGTGCTCTACCCCGCGATGGAGGACTTCACGCTCGACATCGTCATCGGGAAGGGTCCCGCAGCGCGTTCCATTCGCCTGGAGCTGCCGCGTTTCACGCTCATCGGTGCGACGACGCGTACCGGGCTGTTGACCGGCCCCCTGCGCGACAGATTCGGTATGGCGTTCCGGCTCGACTACTACACGCCTGATGAGCTGTGCTCGATCGTGTCGCGCAGTGCCGGCATACTCGGGGTCGAGGTCGACGCCGAGGGCGCGCAAGAGATGGCCAGGCGCAGTAGGGGGACTCCCAGACTTGCGAATCGGCTTCTCAAGCGCGTCCGCGACTTTGCGCAGGTTCGACACGACGGCGTCATCAACGAGGACATCGCCGCTGAGGCGCTCGCGTTCTTCGAGGTCGACCACCTTGGACTGGATTCGATGGACAACCGCATCCTCTCCACGCTCGCAGCGACGTTCTCGGGCAGGCCGGTCGGGCTCAACACGCTGGCCAGCGCCGTTGGCGAGGAGCCCGATACCCTCGAGGACGTCTACGAGCCGTATCTGCTCCAACTTGGACTGCTCGTGCGTACTCCCAAGGGGCGACAAGCGACGATGCGCGCGTTCGAGCACCTCGGCCTCGCAGTGCCCGCTTCGGCGCCGGACCAATCGGGGTTGTTCTGA
- a CDS encoding M48 family metalloprotease yields the protein MKAEVAGRSLRLQPLWARVDANRTKLTIFVALFVSGSAVLLTAALVATPGALIGLVFADEFGDYWRGLALVVGIALMVLLVVGGLLSAVQLSNAEDWVRNRFGGRDLGEGEGRELRRVTADMAIAAGLPEPPAILVLTTDSQNAFAIGTVRKRATIGITEGMLADYSPEELRAVIATLTARIVAGDIMFGTALAALMGPIRAVRESRHVAGGAANGCADTGCGDPGCTLGGFDGCADAGSGCLDLGADDSGCAGAIAMVVFAAVVIAVTYVAVVTAAWIVTLWGRALNRASYEKADAEGMLLLKDPISMISALRKAIRSSTLVADGDQSYDGIFYAPTSGTPRVERAERRRFTRLCEVLGVEGLQATLGE from the coding sequence ATGAAGGCTGAAGTCGCCGGTCGTTCGCTCCGGCTGCAGCCACTCTGGGCACGGGTCGATGCGAACCGCACAAAACTCACGATATTCGTCGCATTGTTCGTGTCGGGCTCGGCTGTGCTGCTCACGGCGGCGCTCGTCGCTACGCCCGGAGCGTTGATCGGCCTCGTGTTCGCCGATGAGTTCGGCGACTACTGGCGGGGACTTGCCCTCGTGGTGGGCATCGCGCTGATGGTGCTGCTCGTGGTAGGCGGCTTGCTTTCGGCGGTTCAACTGTCCAACGCCGAGGATTGGGTGCGCAACCGCTTCGGGGGGCGTGACCTCGGGGAGGGGGAGGGCCGCGAGCTGCGCAGGGTGACCGCTGACATGGCTATCGCAGCCGGGCTGCCCGAACCGCCCGCGATTCTGGTGCTCACCACCGACAGCCAGAACGCGTTCGCGATCGGGACCGTCCGAAAGCGGGCCACCATCGGCATCACGGAGGGCATGCTCGCAGACTACTCTCCCGAGGAGCTGCGAGCTGTCATCGCTACGCTGACTGCGAGAATCGTCGCAGGAGACATCATGTTCGGCACCGCGCTGGCCGCGCTTATGGGGCCGATTCGTGCCGTCCGTGAGTCGCGCCACGTCGCAGGCGGTGCGGCGAACGGTTGCGCCGACACGGGCTGCGGCGATCCCGGCTGCACCCTGGGTGGGTTCGATGGTTGCGCCGACGCCGGAAGCGGGTGTCTCGACCTCGGGGCGGACGACTCCGGCTGCGCGGGAGCGATCGCGATGGTTGTGTTCGCAGCGGTTGTCATCGCGGTGACCTACGTGGCGGTGGTGACTGCAGCGTGGATCGTGACCTTGTGGGGCCGGGCGCTCAACCGGGCCAGCTACGAGAAGGCGGATGCCGAGGGGATGCTCTTGCTCAAGGATCCCATCTCGATGATCTCGGCGCTCAGGAAAGCGATACGCTCGTCGACCCTGGTCGCCGACGGCGATCAGTCCTACGACGGGATCTTCTACGCCCCCACCAGCGGGACGCCGCGGGTCGAACGCGCGGAACGTCGCAGATTCACTCGGCTGTGCGAGGTTCTCGGGGTTGAGGGTCTCCAGGCGACGCTCGGAGAGTGA
- a CDS encoding isochorismatase family protein has protein sequence MSIARREDAVLVVVDIQERLAVTMERREAVIATTSRLMRTTALVGVPIIVTRQYPKGLGDIEPELRQCAEAMSQTVSVEWADKVAFDCFREPSFVELIRAADRSQLIICGMESHICIAQTALSALRADHEVHVVADACCSRAMSAHETALARLGRAGAIVTTTESVMYELVGAAGTDEFKSLLGIVKA, from the coding sequence ATGAGCATTGCGCGCCGTGAGGATGCGGTTCTGGTCGTCGTCGACATCCAGGAACGACTCGCGGTGACGATGGAGCGCCGCGAGGCAGTGATCGCCACGACATCCCGTCTGATGCGAACCACGGCGCTTGTGGGCGTCCCGATCATCGTGACGCGTCAGTACCCGAAGGGGCTTGGCGACATCGAGCCGGAGCTTCGTCAGTGCGCTGAGGCGATGTCTCAGACGGTGTCAGTGGAGTGGGCCGATAAGGTCGCGTTCGACTGCTTTCGTGAGCCGTCGTTTGTTGAGCTTATCCGAGCGGCCGATCGATCGCAGCTCATCATCTGCGGGATGGAGAGCCACATCTGCATCGCACAGACCGCGCTATCGGCGCTGCGTGCCGATCATGAGGTCCACGTCGTCGCGGACGCGTGCTGTTCGCGCGCCATGAGTGCACACGAAACCGCCCTGGCGCGTCTCGGCCGTGCGGGCGCCATCGTGACCACCACCGAGTCTGTCATGTACGAACTCGTCGGCGCGGCGGGAACCGACGAGTTCAAGTCGCTTCTCGGGATCGTGAAGGCCTGA